One Bacillus sp. FJAT-52991 genomic region harbors:
- the spoIIP gene encoding stage II sporulation protein P, with product MKGTQPNYILSINLSTILKGMMLLTISLLSLFSVVGLLTSLAYNYRISSHSVNEATEHVKGEALYYLYTLENRMFTTYAPRNVKPPSLGEIAFRYATNVRFQDPRSFLSREVPGFSIYDGQILVAGEGTNYLNMPIESGPSGEVLEKQNDAPLAKNPPDIKKDKLSSPPTMTTNGKERVFMYFTHTRESYLPLLAGVSSPDSAQHSSVNVTKVGEMIKVALEHKGIGTAIDKTDIVAKLEQLGRGYNQSYQQSREVVTSAQTNNQDLQYFIDIHRDSQRKQVTTTTINGESYAKLFFVIGGEHANYEKNVKLATELHNRIEQKYKGLSRGVILKRGKKTNGKYNQDLSENALLLEFGGVDNTYEELNRTANAFADVFAEYYWEAEAVQGPAD from the coding sequence ATGAAGGGGACGCAGCCGAATTATATTTTGTCTATCAACTTGTCAACGATCTTAAAGGGTATGATGTTGTTAACGATCTCTCTCCTTTCACTTTTTTCAGTTGTCGGATTATTGACCTCTCTAGCTTATAATTATCGAATTTCTTCTCATTCCGTCAATGAAGCAACAGAGCATGTGAAAGGTGAAGCGCTTTACTACTTGTATACGTTAGAGAATAGAATGTTCACTACGTATGCACCTAGAAATGTGAAACCACCTTCATTAGGCGAAATAGCTTTTAGGTATGCTACCAATGTTCGTTTCCAAGATCCAAGGAGCTTTTTAAGTAGGGAAGTACCGGGGTTTTCTATTTATGACGGACAAATTTTAGTAGCAGGAGAAGGAACGAACTATTTGAATATGCCGATTGAATCTGGGCCGTCAGGTGAAGTGTTAGAAAAGCAAAATGATGCACCGCTTGCTAAGAATCCTCCAGACATTAAGAAGGATAAGCTGAGTTCGCCACCAACAATGACAACAAATGGGAAAGAACGAGTGTTCATGTATTTTACACATACAAGAGAGTCGTATTTACCGTTGCTTGCAGGTGTTTCTTCTCCAGATTCGGCCCAACATTCTTCGGTGAATGTGACAAAAGTAGGCGAAATGATAAAAGTTGCTCTTGAACACAAAGGTATTGGAACAGCGATTGATAAAACAGATATAGTTGCAAAGCTTGAACAGTTAGGAAGAGGCTACAATCAATCTTATCAACAATCACGTGAGGTTGTTACTTCAGCACAGACCAATAATCAAGATTTGCAATATTTCATTGATATTCACCGCGATTCACAGCGGAAACAAGTAACGACAACAACGATCAACGGAGAAAGTTATGCCAAGTTATTCTTTGTGATCGGTGGGGAGCATGCGAATTATGAGAAAAACGTTAAGCTAGCAACAGAATTGCATAATCGCATCGAACAAAAATATAAAGGACTTTCAAGGGGAGTTATTTTAAAACGAGGTAAAAAGACAAATGGAAAATACAATCAGGATTTGTCCGAAAATGCGTTACTTCTCGAATTTGGAGGAGTGGATAATACTTATGAAGAATTAAATCGGACGGCTAATGCTTTTGCCGATGTGTTTGCGGAATATTACTGGGAAGCTGAAGCGGTTCAAGGCCCTGCCGATTAG
- the gpr gene encoding GPR endopeptidase — protein sequence MEEKSINLDVYQVRTDLAVEARVMAQERQGQIEELPGVWTEEREVDGIKITNVTIDEEGEKTTGKKVGQYLTVESQGIRSHDTTHQHEVEKVLAAELSDFLKQKGIQEGASCLVVGLGNSDVTPDALGPLVCSSVMVTRHLFELQPENVEEGYRPVSSLVPGVMGMTGIETSDIVFGVVERSKPDFIIVVDALASRSIERVNATVQVSDSGIHPGAGVGNKRKEISEKTLGIPVIAIGVPTVVDAVSITSDTIDYILKHLGKEITEGKRPSSALAPGGFSFGKREKLTDEHLPNEEKRRSFLGMIGVLQEEEKRQLIHEVLAPLGHNLMVTPKEIDLFMEDTANLLANSLNAALHPAIDQQNAGFFTK from the coding sequence ATGGAAGAGAAGTCAATTAATTTAGATGTTTACCAGGTTCGAACCGATTTGGCGGTTGAAGCAAGGGTCATGGCGCAAGAGCGACAAGGTCAAATCGAGGAATTACCAGGTGTGTGGACAGAAGAACGAGAAGTGGACGGTATCAAGATTACCAATGTGACGATTGATGAAGAAGGGGAGAAAACAACAGGGAAAAAAGTGGGGCAGTATTTGACGGTGGAATCTCAAGGGATTCGAAGTCATGATACGACTCATCAGCATGAAGTAGAAAAAGTATTAGCCGCTGAGTTATCGGATTTTTTAAAACAGAAGGGGATCCAAGAAGGAGCTAGTTGCTTAGTTGTTGGACTTGGTAACAGCGATGTGACTCCAGATGCTCTTGGTCCACTCGTCTGTAGCTCTGTGATGGTGACGAGGCATTTGTTTGAGCTTCAGCCTGAAAACGTCGAGGAAGGATATCGGCCGGTTAGTTCTCTCGTGCCTGGTGTAATGGGGATGACGGGAATTGAGACAAGCGATATCGTTTTTGGGGTCGTGGAAAGGTCAAAGCCTGATTTTATCATTGTCGTAGATGCCCTCGCTTCACGCTCCATCGAACGAGTAAATGCCACAGTGCAAGTATCAGATAGTGGGATACATCCCGGGGCAGGTGTAGGGAATAAGCGAAAAGAAATTAGTGAGAAAACGTTAGGGATTCCAGTGATTGCGATTGGGGTGCCGACGGTTGTTGATGCCGTATCGATTACGAGTGATACGATTGACTATATTTTGAAGCATTTAGGAAAAGAAATAACTGAGGGAAAACGACCATCAAGCGCTTTGGCTCCAGGGGGATTTTCGTTTGGAAAGCGTGAGAAGCTAACGGATGAGCACCTTCCGAATGAAGAAAAACGACGTTCCTTTCTCGGAATGATTGGTGTGCTGCAAGAAGAAGAAAAGCGGCAACTTATTCATGAAGTGCTAGCACCACTAGGTCATAATTTAATGGTCACACCAAAAGAAATTGATTTATTTATGGAAGACACAGCGAATCTTTTGGCGAACAGCTTAAATGCGGCTCTTCATCCAGCGATTGATCAGCAAAATGCCGGCTTTTTCACGAAGTAA
- a CDS encoding YqzM family protein, which yields MNEFEKNVQSKRNDAVDSGVGFIVSFGFFATMFIIATAIKMIG from the coding sequence GTGAACGAATTTGAAAAAAATGTCCAATCAAAGCGTAATGACGCAGTAGATTCCGGTGTTGGATTTATCGTTTCTTTCGGTTTCTTTGCTACAATGTTTATTATTGCAACAGCTATCAAAATGATCGGATAA
- the hemW gene encoding radical SAM family heme chaperone HemW, protein MIRSAYIHIPFCHQICHYCDFNKVFMKNQPVEEYLAALVAEMTLMKEQAPTTHLDTIFVGGGTPTALSAEQLDILCRSIREILPFTEGEFTFEANPGDLTEDKLKVLKEYGVNRLSIGVQSFDDELLASIGRTHKGQDVFTTIERAQAIGFENISIDLIYALPNQTIENFRDTLRIALSLGLPHYSGYSLIIEPKTVFYNLMRKDQLPLPKIETEAAMYRELMEQMSTHGLTQYEISNFAKSGFESRHNLVYWNNEQYYGFGAGSHGYVNGVRTANHGPLKKYTEPLMNGQLPVLSAHQVSKNEKMEEEMFLGLRKMAGVSVTQFSQKYECSPLELFKQPLADMTARGLLIIENNEMIRLTDEGKLLGNEVFQSFLLSIE, encoded by the coding sequence ATGATACGTTCCGCTTATATTCATATCCCTTTTTGTCATCAAATTTGTCATTATTGCGATTTTAATAAAGTGTTTATGAAGAATCAGCCGGTTGAGGAGTATTTAGCAGCACTTGTAGCTGAAATGACACTGATGAAGGAACAAGCCCCAACGACTCATCTAGACACCATTTTTGTTGGTGGCGGTACCCCAACGGCTTTAAGTGCCGAGCAATTGGACATTCTTTGTCGATCCATTCGAGAGATTCTCCCATTTACAGAGGGAGAGTTCACTTTTGAAGCCAATCCGGGAGATTTAACCGAGGATAAGCTGAAAGTGTTAAAAGAGTATGGTGTGAATCGCTTAAGTATTGGTGTGCAGTCCTTTGATGACGAATTATTGGCATCTATTGGCCGCACGCATAAAGGTCAGGATGTATTTACGACCATTGAACGTGCTCAAGCCATTGGGTTTGAAAATATTAGCATTGATTTAATTTATGCCTTACCTAATCAAACGATCGAAAATTTTCGTGACACATTGCGGATTGCATTAAGTCTAGGCCTCCCGCATTATTCAGGCTATTCGCTGATTATTGAACCGAAGACGGTCTTTTATAATTTAATGAGAAAAGATCAATTGCCTCTTCCTAAAATAGAAACAGAGGCGGCGATGTATCGAGAGTTGATGGAACAAATGTCTACTCATGGACTGACACAATACGAAATCAGTAACTTTGCCAAGTCAGGGTTTGAAAGTCGTCATAATCTCGTGTATTGGAACAATGAACAGTATTATGGCTTCGGAGCTGGATCGCATGGGTATGTAAATGGCGTTAGAACAGCCAATCATGGACCATTGAAAAAATATACCGAGCCACTGATGAATGGGCAACTCCCAGTTTTATCGGCCCATCAAGTGTCGAAAAATGAAAAGATGGAAGAAGAAATGTTCCTTGGTCTTCGGAAAATGGCAGGGGTATCCGTTACGCAGTTTAGTCAAAAATATGAATGTTCCCCGCTTGAGCTATTTAAACAACCTCTCGCTGATATGACAGCAAGAGGGTTGCTGATCATTGAAAACAATGAAATGATTCGCTTGACTGATGAAGGGAAGTTACTTGGCAACGAAGTATTTCAGTCGTTTTTATTATCCATCGAATGA
- the holA gene encoding DNA polymerase III subunit delta, whose amino-acid sequence MIPIWKEIEQKQFASVYLLYGKEDFLINETKQKLIANALTEEEMDFNFALYDLEETSVETALEEAETFPFMGERKVVFLNHPTFLTAERTKEKVEHNLQKFEQYIKDPAPYTILVLLAPYEKLDERKKLTKLLKKEAAVLEAKKLGEKELKGWLRDRAKSHHVEMDEEALEHLLALAGTNLMMLTSELDKLSLYAQGKKRITKEMVDKLTARSLEQDIFSLVDRIVTGKIEEAFRIYYDLLKLNEEPIKILSLIASQFRLIYQTKELSRKGYGQQQIAGFLKVHPFRVKLAAGQARNFTDEQLVYIIKKLADSDLQMKSSGMAKEMIIEMFLFQLQGIMTKCK is encoded by the coding sequence TTGATACCAATTTGGAAAGAAATTGAACAAAAACAGTTTGCCTCTGTTTATTTATTATATGGAAAAGAAGATTTTTTAATCAATGAAACGAAGCAAAAGCTGATTGCCAACGCGTTGACGGAAGAGGAGATGGATTTTAACTTCGCCCTATATGATTTAGAGGAAACATCTGTGGAGACAGCTTTAGAGGAAGCAGAAACGTTTCCATTTATGGGAGAAAGGAAAGTTGTGTTTTTAAATCATCCGACGTTTTTGACGGCTGAACGAACGAAAGAAAAGGTCGAGCATAATTTGCAGAAGTTTGAGCAGTACATAAAAGACCCGGCTCCGTATACGATTCTAGTGTTGCTAGCCCCCTATGAAAAGCTAGATGAGCGAAAGAAGCTAACGAAACTATTAAAAAAAGAAGCTGCCGTACTAGAAGCAAAAAAGCTTGGTGAAAAAGAATTGAAAGGGTGGCTTCGAGACCGAGCGAAAAGCCATCATGTTGAAATGGATGAAGAAGCACTTGAGCATTTACTAGCGCTTGCTGGTACAAATTTAATGATGTTGACGTCAGAACTCGATAAGTTATCGCTTTATGCACAAGGAAAGAAACGGATTACAAAGGAGATGGTAGACAAGCTGACCGCTCGATCACTTGAGCAAGACATTTTTTCACTAGTGGATCGGATTGTTACAGGAAAAATAGAAGAAGCGTTTCGAATTTATTATGATTTACTGAAGTTAAATGAGGAGCCGATTAAAATTCTTTCGTTGATTGCCTCGCAATTTCGTCTTATTTATCAGACGAAAGAATTGTCAAGAAAAGGGTATGGACAGCAGCAAATAGCGGGCTTTTTGAAGGTACACCCTTTTCGGGTCAAGCTAGCAGCTGGGCAAGCACGGAATTTCACAGATGAACAGCTTGTTTATATTATCAAGAAGCTGGCGGATAGTGATTTGCAAATGAAATCAAGCGGGATGGCAAAAGAGATGATTATTGAAATGTTTTTATTTCAATTACAAGGAATAATGACAAAGTGTAAATAA
- the hrcA gene encoding heat-inducible transcriptional repressor HrcA, with the protein MLTDRQLFILQVIIDDFIQSAQPIGSRSLVEKERVSYSSATIRNEMAELEELGYLEKTHTSSGRVPSEKGYRYYVDYLLQPEQLNRKEVQTIHSIFSERMYELEKVVQKSAKILSELTNYTAIVLGPEIKDNKVKRLQIVPLSKDTAIAIIVTDTGHVENRTFTLPESVDASDIEKMVNILNERLVGIPLSNLHDKLYKEIVVLMQQHIYNYEAMLTMFADAVDLPTTEKLFFGGKTNMLNQPEFHDIAKIRQVMNMIEQEEGIYKLISDIPTGIQVKIGKENNNEAMEHCSLITASYSVGEEQVGTIAILGPTRMEYSRVITLVDFLSHDMTKALTKLYES; encoded by the coding sequence TTGTTAACAGATCGTCAGCTTTTCATCTTACAAGTAATCATTGATGACTTTATTCAATCTGCACAGCCGATTGGCTCTCGCAGCTTAGTTGAAAAAGAAAGAGTGTCTTACAGTTCAGCGACCATTCGCAATGAGATGGCTGAACTTGAGGAGCTTGGTTATTTAGAGAAAACTCACACCTCCTCAGGTAGAGTGCCTTCAGAAAAAGGATATCGTTATTATGTCGATTACCTGTTACAACCTGAACAGCTCAATCGAAAAGAAGTGCAAACGATTCACTCCATCTTTTCTGAACGAATGTATGAATTAGAAAAAGTGGTGCAAAAGTCGGCGAAAATTTTATCGGAGTTGACGAATTACACAGCGATTGTATTAGGACCTGAAATTAAAGATAATAAAGTAAAGAGGTTACAAATTGTTCCTTTAAGTAAAGACACAGCGATTGCTATTATTGTGACGGATACCGGGCATGTCGAAAATCGAACGTTCACACTTCCTGAAAGTGTGGATGCTTCAGATATTGAAAAAATGGTGAATATTTTGAACGAACGATTGGTCGGCATTCCTCTTTCTAACTTACATGATAAGCTGTATAAAGAAATTGTTGTTCTGATGCAGCAGCATATTTATAATTATGAAGCGATGTTAACTATGTTTGCTGATGCTGTTGACTTGCCAACCACAGAAAAATTATTTTTTGGTGGCAAAACGAATATGCTCAATCAGCCAGAGTTCCATGATATTGCGAAAATTCGTCAAGTGATGAATATGATTGAACAGGAAGAAGGCATTTATAAATTAATTAGCGATATTCCAACCGGCATTCAAGTAAAGATAGGAAAAGAAAATAATAATGAGGCAATGGAGCATTGCAGCTTAATAACCGCTTCCTATTCTGTTGGAGAAGAGCAAGTGGGGACAATTGCCATACTTGGACCGACGCGAATGGAATACTCGCGGGTGATCACCCTTGTCGATTTTTTAAGTCATGATATGACAAAAGCGTTGACGAAGTTGTATGAAAGTTAA
- the rpsT gene encoding 30S ribosomal protein S20: MPNIKSAIKRVKTIQKRTEQNSQVKSAMRTAVKKFEVAVANNEDNAKVLLTEAVSSLDKAAAKGLIHKNTANRTKGRLMKKLNA; encoded by the coding sequence ATGCCAAATATTAAATCTGCCATCAAACGCGTAAAAACTATTCAAAAACGTACTGAGCAAAACTCTCAAGTGAAATCAGCTATGCGTACAGCTGTAAAGAAATTTGAAGTAGCGGTTGCTAACAACGAAGATAACGCGAAAGTACTTTTAACTGAAGCAGTAAGCAGCCTTGATAAAGCAGCAGCAAAAGGATTAATCCACAAAAACACTGCTAACCGTACAAAAGGCCGTCTTATGAAAAAGCTAAACGCTTAA
- a CDS encoding DNA internalization-related competence protein ComEC/Rec2, with protein sequence MRGKIIYVALFSLVGMVWALPSLGSVRLFLTVLALYLFIRLAGRMKQIMLVSAILAFFVGQFYEKQHHSTYTGDEETFRVSFTEDTVIDGDRLKATVISATDEKLRLSYKLSSQEEANKLKQLLPGTICDISGTLELPAEARNRHGFNYRSFLANQHIFWQMKVNRLSLSSCYQPKLSVQQKIFLWRAKGIDHIKEMFPESLQSTAAALLFGDRTLAEEEITKAYQRLGIIHLLAISGLHVGLMTTFLYYFLIRIGVTKERSQVILLTVLPVYALLAGGSPPVVRACLMTILILLAIRFQRKFTPLDALSLSFLLVLMYDPYFLYQVGFQLSYLVSFSLILSSQSILSYPTSFLGKMFAITTVSQIAGLPVMMYHFFEISIYSFVANLFFVPFYSFLLLPCLLVIYILSFTFPPILSLLSPLGEMLSRVDEAAMKVSAWPFAVVVTGRPMPLFFVCSFCIGLVAFLYWEKSKRLQPVFLMLTFAVSAQIIAQTYSPKGEVTFIDIGQGDATFIKLPFNQGNYLIDTGGVLPFHKEEWQKQRRDFTIGEDVLLPYFKSMGITRIDKLILTHSDYDHIGSATELFPYMEIKEVIISPGSEVKPVMQQTIEQAKRFHVPVRYGTFKESWQAEESFFQFLSPEDDQYEGNDDSLVLYAQIGGKKWLFTGDAEVHAEKKMVDRFDMDVDFVKLGHHGSKTSTAEEFVAETTPEYGIISVGRKNRYGHPHREVVQRLHEHQVKIWRTDLHGEITYTFRGRQGTFSTCIP encoded by the coding sequence ATGCGCGGAAAAATCATTTATGTCGCGTTGTTTTCGTTAGTAGGAATGGTGTGGGCACTTCCTTCTTTAGGGAGTGTCCGACTATTTCTCACAGTGCTAGCACTTTATCTATTCATACGATTAGCAGGACGGATGAAGCAAATCATGCTCGTTTCTGCGATTCTGGCGTTTTTTGTCGGTCAATTTTATGAAAAGCAACATCATTCTACCTATACAGGTGATGAAGAGACGTTTCGAGTGTCGTTCACAGAAGATACGGTCATAGATGGAGATCGATTAAAAGCAACGGTCATATCTGCTACGGATGAAAAGCTGCGTTTGAGTTATAAGCTTTCTTCACAGGAAGAAGCAAACAAGCTGAAGCAGCTGTTGCCGGGAACGATATGTGACATTTCAGGCACGCTAGAGCTACCAGCAGAGGCACGTAATCGCCATGGATTTAATTATCGAAGCTTTTTGGCCAATCAACATATTTTTTGGCAAATGAAAGTAAACCGTCTTTCTTTATCCTCTTGTTATCAGCCGAAGCTTTCTGTGCAACAAAAAATTTTCTTGTGGCGCGCTAAAGGAATTGATCATATAAAAGAAATGTTTCCGGAGAGTTTACAATCCACTGCCGCTGCTTTATTGTTTGGTGACCGAACGCTAGCGGAAGAAGAAATAACAAAAGCGTATCAGCGGCTAGGAATTATTCATTTATTAGCCATTTCGGGACTTCATGTCGGCTTAATGACTACTTTTTTATATTATTTTCTCATTCGAATAGGCGTGACGAAAGAGCGGTCGCAAGTCATCTTATTGACTGTGCTACCTGTTTATGCTCTACTTGCTGGTGGATCGCCTCCTGTCGTTCGAGCTTGTTTAATGACTATTCTTATTTTGCTTGCGATTCGATTTCAACGGAAGTTCACCCCTCTTGATGCGCTAAGCCTCAGCTTTTTGCTCGTCCTCATGTATGATCCATATTTTCTTTATCAAGTAGGATTTCAACTTTCCTATCTCGTTAGCTTCTCACTTATTCTTTCCTCTCAGTCGATTTTATCCTATCCAACATCTTTTCTTGGAAAAATGTTTGCTATCACCACTGTATCTCAAATTGCTGGCTTACCGGTGATGATGTATCATTTTTTTGAAATCTCGATTTATTCGTTTGTCGCGAACTTGTTTTTTGTTCCTTTTTATTCTTTTCTCCTTTTACCTTGTCTTCTTGTGATTTATATTCTTAGTTTTACGTTTCCGCCTATATTGTCCCTTTTGTCGCCATTAGGTGAGATGTTAAGTCGGGTGGACGAGGCAGCGATGAAAGTGAGTGCATGGCCGTTTGCTGTTGTTGTGACAGGTCGTCCGATGCCTCTCTTTTTCGTGTGTTCCTTTTGTATTGGTCTTGTTGCCTTTTTGTATTGGGAAAAATCGAAAAGGTTACAGCCGGTATTTTTGATGCTGACCTTTGCAGTGAGTGCTCAAATCATCGCACAAACGTATTCGCCAAAAGGAGAGGTGACGTTTATTGATATTGGCCAAGGGGATGCAACATTCATTAAATTGCCCTTTAATCAAGGGAATTATTTGATTGATACAGGAGGAGTACTTCCCTTTCATAAAGAGGAGTGGCAGAAGCAAAGAAGGGATTTTACCATTGGTGAAGATGTGTTGTTACCTTATTTTAAAAGTATGGGCATCACTCGAATTGATAAGCTCATTTTAACCCATAGTGATTATGATCATATTGGTTCAGCGACCGAACTGTTTCCTTACATGGAGATAAAAGAAGTGATTATTAGTCCAGGCTCTGAGGTGAAACCAGTGATGCAACAAACGATCGAACAAGCGAAGAGGTTTCATGTTCCTGTTCGCTACGGCACATTTAAAGAGAGCTGGCAAGCTGAAGAGTCTTTTTTTCAATTTTTATCGCCGGAAGATGATCAATATGAAGGCAATGATGATTCCCTTGTATTATATGCTCAAATAGGCGGGAAAAAGTGGTTATTTACTGGGGATGCCGAGGTCCATGCGGAAAAAAAGATGGTGGATCGCTTCGATATGGATGTTGATTTTGTCAAACTCGGCCATCATGGAAGTAAAACATCGACAGCTGAGGAATTTGTCGCTGAAACGACGCCTGAATATGGTATTATCTCTGTCGGCAGAAAAAATCGTTATGGACATCCACATCGAGAAGTGGTTCAGCGGCTTCATGAGCATCAAGTGAAAATATGGAGAACGGATCTTCACGGAGAGATTACTTATACTTTTCGTGGCAGGCAAGGCACATTTTCTACATGTATTCCGTAA
- the lepA gene encoding translation elongation factor 4 — translation MNHEERLKRQERIRNFSIIAHIDHGKSTLADRILEKTQALTAREMKSQLLDSMDLERERGITIKLNAVQLTYKEKDGEEYIFHLIDTPGHVDFTYEVSRSLAACEGAILVVDAAQGIEAQTLANVYLALDNDLEILPVINKIDLPAAEPERVRQEVEDVIGLDASEAVLASAKAGIGIEEILEQIVEKVPAPQGDPSAPLKALIFDSMFDAYRGVVAYIRIVDGTVKVGDRIKMMSTGKEFDVTEVGVFTPKTTARDELTVGDVGFLTAAIKNVGDTSVGDTITSAKNPAQEALPGYRKLNPMVYCGLYPIDSSKFNDLRDALEKLELNDSALQFEPETSQALGFGFRCGFLGLLHMEIIQERIEREFKIDLITTAPSVIYQVKMTNGEEVAVDNPSNMPDPQKIDSVEEPYVKASIMVPNDYVGAVMELAQGKRGIFIDMQYMDEIRVNVVYEIPLSEIVYDFFDQLKSNTKGYASFDYELIGYKPSKLVKMDILLNAEKVDALSFIVHRDFAYERGKVIVEKLKELIPRQQFEVPVQAAIGQKIVARSTIKSMGKNVLAKCYGGDISRKRKLLEKQKEGKKRMKQVGSVEVPQEAFMAVLKMDEPNK, via the coding sequence ATGAATCATGAAGAGAGATTAAAGAGACAAGAGCGTATTCGAAACTTCTCGATTATTGCTCATATTGATCATGGGAAGTCTACGTTAGCAGACCGAATTTTAGAGAAAACTCAGGCGTTGACTGCTCGTGAAATGAAAAGCCAGCTGCTTGATTCGATGGATTTAGAGAGAGAGCGCGGCATTACGATTAAATTAAATGCAGTCCAATTAACATATAAGGAAAAAGATGGAGAAGAATATATTTTTCACTTAATTGATACACCGGGACACGTCGACTTTACGTATGAAGTATCTCGAAGTTTAGCTGCCTGTGAAGGGGCGATTTTAGTTGTCGACGCCGCTCAAGGGATTGAAGCACAAACGTTAGCGAATGTGTATCTTGCCCTAGATAATGACTTGGAAATCCTTCCGGTTATTAATAAAATCGACTTGCCAGCAGCGGAACCAGAGCGCGTACGTCAAGAGGTGGAAGACGTCATTGGTCTTGATGCTTCAGAGGCAGTGCTTGCTTCCGCAAAAGCGGGAATCGGGATTGAAGAGATATTAGAGCAAATTGTCGAAAAGGTACCAGCTCCACAGGGAGATCCATCAGCTCCATTAAAAGCGCTTATTTTTGACTCGATGTTTGATGCGTATCGAGGAGTTGTCGCTTACATTCGTATTGTTGATGGAACGGTCAAAGTAGGCGATCGAATTAAAATGATGTCGACTGGAAAAGAATTTGATGTGACAGAGGTTGGAGTGTTTACGCCGAAAACGACTGCTCGTGATGAACTAACAGTCGGTGACGTAGGCTTTTTAACAGCTGCTATTAAAAATGTGGGAGATACAAGTGTTGGGGATACGATCACTTCAGCGAAAAATCCGGCACAAGAAGCTTTACCTGGATATCGAAAGCTGAACCCAATGGTGTACTGTGGATTATACCCAATTGATTCTTCCAAATTTAACGATTTGAGAGATGCACTTGAAAAGCTTGAGTTAAATGATTCTGCCCTACAGTTCGAGCCGGAAACATCACAAGCTTTAGGCTTTGGTTTCCGTTGTGGTTTCTTAGGCTTGCTCCATATGGAAATTATTCAGGAGCGTATCGAACGTGAATTTAAAATTGATTTAATTACGACAGCGCCAAGCGTTATTTATCAAGTAAAAATGACAAACGGTGAGGAAGTCGCTGTCGACAACCCGTCTAATATGCCTGACCCACAAAAAATTGATAGCGTAGAAGAGCCTTATGTAAAAGCGTCTATTATGGTACCAAATGATTATGTTGGAGCGGTAATGGAACTGGCACAAGGAAAACGAGGAATCTTCATCGATATGCAATATATGGATGAAATTCGCGTGAATGTTGTGTATGAAATTCCGCTGTCGGAAATCGTTTATGATTTCTTCGATCAGCTGAAGTCTAATACAAAAGGCTATGCTTCATTTGATTATGAGCTTATTGGCTATAAGCCGTCGAAGCTTGTGAAAATGGATATTTTATTAAATGCTGAAAAGGTCGATGCGTTAAGCTTTATCGTTCATCGTGACTTTGCTTATGAGCGCGGAAAAGTCATTGTAGAGAAGCTGAAGGAATTGATCCCAAGACAGCAGTTTGAGGTACCTGTTCAAGCGGCGATTGGTCAAAAAATTGTTGCGCGTTCAACGATCAAGTCCATGGGAAAAAATGTATTAGCTAAATGTTACGGTGGGGATATTTCCCGTAAACGTAAGTTGCTTGAGAAGCAGAAAGAAGGTAAGAAGCGGATGAAGCAAGTTGGATCTGTTGAAGTGCCGCAAGAAGCTTTCATGGCTGTTTTGAAAATGGACGAACCAAATAAATAA
- a CDS encoding cytidine/deoxycytidylate deaminase family protein: MSRKSWDEYFLDIAEVVSTRSTCNRLHVGCVIVKDKHIVATGYNGSIHGHEHCDEEGCLLSDEKRCIRCLHAELNAVLHADRDRLKGAAAYVTHEPCENCAKTLAQAGIQRIIYRHAYPNKWNQHFLKGIEVKHLPKLN, encoded by the coding sequence ATGAGCAGAAAAAGCTGGGATGAATATTTTTTAGATATTGCGGAGGTTGTATCGACGCGTTCGACGTGTAATCGTCTGCATGTGGGTTGTGTCATTGTAAAGGACAAGCATATTGTAGCAACGGGATATAACGGATCAATCCATGGGCATGAGCATTGTGACGAAGAAGGTTGTCTATTGTCCGATGAAAAAAGATGTATTCGCTGTCTGCATGCGGAACTAAATGCCGTTCTTCATGCCGATCGAGATCGATTAAAGGGAGCCGCTGCTTACGTTACCCATGAGCCTTGTGAAAACTGCGCGAAGACTTTAGCACAAGCTGGCATTCAACGAATTATTTATCGTCATGCCTATCCAAATAAATGGAATCAGCACTTTTTGAAGGGGATTGAAGTGAAGCATTTGCCAAAACTGAATTAA